The nucleotide window ACTAATATGCTTTTTTTCTGCGGTGTTTATTTATTCAGCGGTGTTTAGTGTGAAGAACTAGGAGTGTTTTTGTACTTACTGGCCATTTTTGTCTTCTTTCACTGCCTATTCTGCCATGACTTAACTTGCATGTTTAAAATTCCTTTATGTtatatttaagttattttttgtttttacggtgtttttttgctttttgttaataaaattatgcATTATGGATAAATGAATCGTTTGTGTAGTTTTGCGTAGTCAAGCCATTTATAGATATGACATATCGGCTAAACACGGAACATTACAAAAGTGATTACGTAATGCCGAACTTGTGTCATTGGTTCAATTGCGGAGGTATTCAACAAgtttaaatataaaagttGATGCAAGTGAACAGAATCTCAATTTCAGCGCATATAAATAAGGCTGCTTTAAAACGTCAAAGTAGTTGTCAGACGGCGCAGTCTGGGTGCAATTGGGATACGGAAGGCgatttaaaatgtttggtaGAGATTATTCGTACTGTGGATAACATATTTGTCATGTGCCTGTTTCTAGATTTTTTATCTATAAGAGCAAGCAACTATGTTATATGGTGTAGTAGTACtcggttttattttatttttcctcGGTTCAAGCGCGCAATCTAATCAAGTGTGCTTGACGGTTTCTTCTCCATCAGAAGATCAGCAAAGACGTCAACATGCGATATCTCAAGGCCCACCTGGTCGCCGTGGACCTCAGGGGCCGCCAGGTCCAAAAGGCGATGTAGGTCCAAGTGGTCAATGTGCTTGCGAATCAAGGGAAATTGATGATCTTCGAGAAAAAATAAGAGTTCTCAATGGTAAGTCATAAGTTATTAGAATAGTTTTCATAGATAATATAGTGAAGGTAAGATGATCTTCGGACTGAGCaaagtctttgcatgacttaaacccGGCAATGATTCCCCATCGCTCGAGCATAAGGATAGAGTATTAATAGTCATCATCAGCACTTATCTCATATTAGCATGTCCTACCGCTGTAAACCTGCTCACGATTAGTTTTTCAGTGATTTAACCGTGCAGTCTTTGTCTATAATTCTTTGCAGAAACCAACACTTTTATCTTACAGCACGCCGACAAAGGTAAAGCAACACGTTTTCTGAGCTGATAAATTAAGTTACGTAATTCCAAgtgcattttttttcaaaataagttaGTCatagttttattgaaaatgatcTTTAAAAACAGTAACAAAGTGTTCGGTGGGCTTAAAAGACGGAAGGATTCCGAATGAAGATATAACGGCTTCTACGTACTGGAGCAGTAATTATGCTCCTCATCTTGGAAGACTTGACAATCGAATGAAAAGAAACTTACACCAAGGTGCTTGGGCTGCAGGAACCAGTTATCCACGAGTCTTCCGTTAGTATCAAGAACTACAGAAATCTTTTCGTTCATTGATAAATAAACTTATGACATCTACAGCATTTACGTACTCCCACTCAAGCAGTAAACCTTCACCTCGTGCGGTATGTTTTGTCTCTTGGCCACTGATAAGTGATAAtagttgtttttgcagctCAAGCAGGAGATTGGATTCAAGTTGATCTGAAAGCACCCACCTACGTAACTGGAGTAGTTACACAAGGAAGACCACAGGGCAGCGAACAGTGGGTAACAAGCTACACGGTTTCTTTCGGTAACTCGTCAAGTAACATGCAATTTGTAAAAGCCGGAAACAATCCTTACGTAAGTGACATAACTATAAAGTTACTTATTTTTGTAGGAATCGTGGAAAGTGTTGCAGGAAAATCTAACCTTCTGATGTAGGCtacaatttttgttaaatgctGCTTGCTAATGCTTTGCAGGTTTTTCAAGGCAACCGAGACGTAAACAGTAAAGTAACCAACTACTTCGAACCTTCGATTATAGCAAGATATATAAGGCTGGTTGTTCAAACATTTCAAGCACATGCTACACTTCGTCTGGAATATTTAACTTGTTAAGTTAAGGCCTTTGTTGAAGGACTTTTGAGGCACGTGTTTTTGTAATCGGCGGTTGATTGTCTATATACAAGATAAAAAACGTCGCAAGCATTATCttcatttcatttaaattgaCATAGAAGTAGTAAAGTACACATTATTTTATCGAGAATTGATTCGTAAAGTGCACTGAAGATTAGTTGGCTAGAGTTGGATTTTATACATTAATGCATAGCGGACTGATACAACAATCTGACAGCCGTCTTCATCAGCCTAAATGTGGTTTGTTTCATCAACAAATGAAATCAAGTTTCTGAAGACGTTAGCAAAGTTACAACAAGAAacaatttatcattttttcatCATTGCAGCAATCGCTCATTCTTTACGTAATGTCACTCAAGAACATAacataaacaataacaattttaACTGTGTAATGCGTCAGATGTATGCCATCGCAATGCGGGCATGCGGCCCGTGTTTCTGGTTCGATAAACGGTGGCTCTATTCTGTTGCATTCCTAATGCCTTttggcaaggcattaacgacacttgctcaTGTTTAGTGGACCTGATGAACAGACCTAAACGCTAGCAATACGATACGAGATAAATAAATGTGACAACCAAAACCTGCACAAAGACTTGCTAGGACTTGCTAGGTATTACTAGGACTTGCTGGACTAGGTAGCCGGGGGGAGGGGGgttcgagcgatgaggaaccATTTCCGAGTTTAAGTCGTacaaagacttttctcagaTCGGGGAAAACGTTTGACATACCATGCCAATTACCATCATACCATAACAAAACTTGCTACAGGTAGGAGGAATAGCACTTCGACGTGCAACGGGCAGAGTACAGTAGCATCGACGTCCTAGCTGTCGTCCATCGATGTACTTTTTCGAGCATTTTTAGCTCGTTTTTCTAAGCAGGCTAAATCATCAGCTTTGCTTCTCTTCCTGCAGTATTAATCACAACTTTCACCTTTCAAACAAACGATTATCCAAACGGACTAATCTGAAAGAACTTCAATCTGTCACTTATAGTTTGCCCAGCCATTGATATATCAGACTTAGGCctatacaataaaaaataaaccacAAATCTGGCCTAATTAATtctgcaaatgttgtagtatCCTTTATTCTTTTTGTCGTGAAAGGTATTCTTTGACTGCACTTATGTAGcatttgcaaagaa belongs to Clavelina lepadiformis chromosome 6, kaClaLepa1.1, whole genome shotgun sequence and includes:
- the LOC143462476 gene encoding lactadherin-like — translated: MLYGVVVLGFILFFLGSSAQSNQVCLTVSSPSEDQQRRQHAISQGPPGRRGPQGPPGPKGDVGPSGQCACESREIDDLREKIRVLNETNTFILQHADKVTKCSVGLKDGRIPNEDITASTYWSSNYAPHLGRLDNRMKRNLHQGAWAAGTSYPRVFPQAGDWIQVDLKAPTYVTGVVTQGRPQGSEQWVTSYTVSFGNSSSNMQFVKAGNNPYVFQGNRDVNSKVTNYFEPSIIARYIRLVVQTFQAHATLRLEYLTC